One stretch of Simkaniaceae bacterium DNA includes these proteins:
- a CDS encoding AAA family ATPase codes for MEREFYQKLIQWKSSDLRKPLVLRGARQVGKTYILTEFAKREYEDHIYINFDETPHFASFFNEDLDPDRIIRELTIFFKKKINPGSTLIVLDEIQECPQALACLKYFCEKKNEYHLATAGSLLGVKLTKGFPVGKVNFLDLAPLNFFEFLTALGEQELSIMLEEMDAPKPISEIFHNKLTSLLKYYFIIGGMPEAVATYLKTENLSQVRVVQKEILDAYILDFAKHAPKDEVMKIMAIWDSVPSQLAKENKKFIFSAIRKSARARGFETSLQWLKSAGLIVKANHLSTPKLPLDAYSDKQAFKVFLLDVGLLGTMSKLDPGIILEGDQLFQEFKGALVENFVAIELHDKHFDELYYWTSEGIAEVDFVISTEHHIFPLEVKAGFSKKKKSLTVYDSKFSKEEHPPLVLSRASLRNFSLDGKLVNYPLYAISLFPRFRLKVTE; via the coding sequence ATGGAAAGAGAATTTTATCAAAAATTAATTCAGTGGAAAAGTTCAGATTTGCGTAAACCGTTGGTGTTAAGGGGAGCTCGCCAAGTAGGCAAAACGTATATTTTGACCGAATTTGCAAAACGGGAGTATGAGGATCATATCTATATCAATTTTGATGAAACGCCTCACTTCGCAAGTTTTTTTAACGAAGATTTAGATCCCGACAGAATTATCAGGGAACTCACCATATTTTTTAAAAAAAAGATTAATCCCGGTTCTACACTTATCGTATTAGACGAAATTCAGGAATGTCCTCAAGCTTTAGCATGCCTGAAATATTTTTGTGAAAAAAAGAATGAGTATCATTTAGCTACGGCCGGTTCTTTACTTGGAGTAAAGTTGACGAAGGGATTTCCTGTGGGTAAAGTCAATTTCCTCGATCTTGCTCCATTGAATTTTTTTGAATTTTTGACTGCACTCGGTGAGCAAGAGTTGTCTATAATGCTCGAAGAAATGGATGCTCCAAAACCAATATCAGAAATATTTCATAACAAATTAACCTCTCTTTTAAAATATTATTTTATTATAGGGGGTATGCCGGAAGCTGTTGCTACCTATTTGAAAACAGAAAATCTAAGCCAAGTCAGGGTGGTACAAAAAGAAATTCTCGATGCCTATATATTAGATTTTGCAAAACATGCGCCAAAAGATGAGGTAATGAAAATTATGGCTATCTGGGACTCTGTCCCTAGTCAATTAGCTAAAGAGAATAAAAAATTCATTTTTTCGGCAATTCGCAAAAGCGCTAGAGCTAGGGGATTTGAAACATCCTTACAGTGGCTAAAGAGTGCCGGACTCATCGTCAAGGCTAATCATCTTTCGACTCCCAAGCTACCCTTGGATGCTTATTCGGATAAGCAAGCATTCAAGGTGTTTTTACTGGATGTGGGCTTGCTTGGGACAATGAGTAAGCTGGATCCCGGAATTATTTTAGAAGGCGACCAACTTTTTCAAGAATTCAAAGGAGCTTTAGTTGAAAATTTTGTAGCGATAGAGCTTCATGATAAGCATTTTGATGAACTCTATTATTGGACAAGTGAGGGGATCGCAGAAGTAGATTTTGTCATTTCCACAGAGCATCATATTTTCCCTCTTGAGGTAAAGGCCGGTTTCTCCAAAAAAAAGAAAAGCCTTACAGTATATGATAGCAAATTTTCCAAAGAAGAACATCCTCCCTTAGTATTGTCTCGGGCTTCTTTAAGAAATTTTTCCCTTGATGGAAAGCTTGTTAATTATCCTTTATACGCAATCAGTCTTTTCCCTCGCTTTCGCCTAAAAGTGACAGAATAA